The following are from one region of the Corynebacterium hindlerae genome:
- a CDS encoding DUF4272 domain-containing protein, producing MTITALATVRDIIPGTWSTATTFQDIADITKFQSFIGPIEQVKHLVTTKGLQRAGRQMNAGLFATFEHARATQVVYEFAQLPDEKWAEDANAIFLDEHKLHNIDGEDLLDPANQYSVPYHPDARMRASRIRAELGVLGINVLDDLPPVRSEHEIQLRDARDVACRACALIVVSEIAVAWHHNENIIAPINQRMPDAFAAFSPRERAFVEAVTLGDRSTEIMEEATQLSWCDKAAQPLMHLLGAVSLPDHLTGRAPAHADDLAGVSSSDVVGVAAEWGSTEFIRNFTTLPDSRQICDFYEYVRSLRWVAVDETLRPEDPHYVDEHTDEILMEWHKALAWLTDPGVEWDETPTHT from the coding sequence ATGACAATCACTGCGCTGGCCACCGTCCGCGATATCATCCCGGGGACGTGGTCAACGGCGACAACCTTCCAGGACATCGCCGACATCACCAAATTCCAGTCCTTTATCGGCCCGATCGAACAGGTCAAACACCTGGTCACCACAAAAGGATTGCAGCGCGCGGGCAGACAAATGAATGCAGGTTTGTTTGCCACCTTTGAGCATGCGCGCGCAACACAAGTGGTTTACGAGTTCGCGCAGCTGCCTGATGAGAAATGGGCCGAGGACGCCAACGCAATCTTCCTGGATGAGCATAAGCTGCACAATATCGATGGTGAGGACCTGCTGGACCCTGCTAACCAATACTCTGTCCCTTACCATCCAGACGCCCGCATGCGCGCCAGCCGCATCCGCGCCGAACTCGGGGTGCTCGGCATCAACGTGCTGGATGATCTGCCACCGGTTCGTAGCGAACACGAAATACAGCTGCGCGACGCGCGGGACGTTGCCTGCCGTGCCTGCGCACTGATCGTTGTTTCAGAAATCGCGGTGGCGTGGCACCACAACGAGAACATCATCGCACCTATTAACCAACGGATGCCCGATGCATTCGCCGCTTTCTCCCCGCGGGAACGCGCGTTTGTGGAGGCGGTTACTCTCGGGGATCGCAGCACGGAAATCATGGAAGAAGCGACGCAGCTCAGCTGGTGTGATAAGGCAGCGCAGCCGCTCATGCACCTGCTCGGTGCGGTGTCGCTTCCGGACCACTTGACTGGTCGTGCTCCAGCCCATGCGGATGACCTCGCAGGCGTGTCAAGCAGCGATGTTGTTGGCGTTGCCGCTGAATGGGGCTCCACGGAGTTCATCAGGAATTTCACTACGCTGCCGGATAGTCGACAGATCTGTGATTTCTATGAGTATGTGCGCTCGCTTCGGTGGGTCGCGGTGGATGAGACGCTACGCCCCGAGGATCCGCATTACGTTGATGAACACACGGACGAAATCCTCATGGAATGGCACAAAGCTCTGGCCTGGCTCACTGACCCGGGTGTGGAGTGGGATGAAACTCCGACACACACCTAG
- the nagE gene encoding N-acetylglucosamine-specific PTS transporter subunit IIBC produces MGTVMQSLQRLGKALMGAVAVMPVAALLMGIGYWIDPKGWGSDNVLAAVFIQSGSAVLHNLGWIFAIAIAFGLAKDSNGASALSAFVGFATVTALIGPKAVASYKGIEDPKALTGDEALHWASQGWDAIGGKNVLFGILVGILAAWVYNRFHNVKLPDFLAFFSGRRLVPILTSLFSIVLSGILYVLWPLIYTALFNFGTAIQGMGPLGAGLYGFINRLLIPTGLHHAVNSIFWFDVIGINDIGKFLDGGKTIAAAQAATDAASCPGNWVNNTCEVVGVIGQYQGGFFPIMMFGLPGGALAIYLRSKPERRKAVGSLMLAGALAAFFTGVTEPLEFSFMFLAPALYLVHALLTGLSLAIATFFHWTAGFGFSAGFIDMLLSAQNPLSNKWWMLLVLGAIYFALYFAIFYVLIGALNLKTPGREDDEEIAAAEEAGDMETSKAASHIITGLGGAENIDALDYCATRLRVTVKDDDLIDESTIKNAGVAGIIRPGARSIQVIIGPQVQFMYDEVSRQVSGSTAIR; encoded by the coding sequence ATGGGAACTGTAATGCAGTCATTACAACGCCTCGGCAAAGCCCTGATGGGCGCGGTGGCCGTCATGCCGGTGGCAGCCCTCCTCATGGGCATTGGCTACTGGATTGACCCCAAGGGATGGGGCTCCGATAACGTCCTAGCAGCCGTGTTCATCCAGTCGGGTTCGGCTGTGCTGCACAACCTCGGGTGGATCTTCGCCATCGCCATCGCCTTCGGGCTGGCCAAGGACTCCAACGGTGCCTCTGCTCTGTCGGCGTTCGTCGGTTTCGCCACCGTCACTGCGCTGATCGGCCCGAAAGCGGTGGCCAGCTACAAGGGGATTGAAGATCCGAAAGCGCTCACCGGCGATGAAGCCTTGCATTGGGCTTCCCAAGGCTGGGATGCCATCGGCGGGAAAAACGTGCTATTCGGCATTCTGGTCGGTATCCTCGCGGCGTGGGTCTACAACAGATTCCATAACGTGAAACTACCGGACTTCCTGGCGTTCTTCTCCGGCCGTCGGCTGGTCCCCATCCTGACCTCTCTGTTCTCCATTGTGCTCTCGGGAATCCTCTACGTCCTGTGGCCACTGATTTACACCGCACTGTTCAACTTCGGTACCGCTATCCAGGGCATGGGCCCACTGGGCGCTGGCCTTTATGGCTTCATCAACCGACTCCTGATCCCGACGGGCCTGCACCACGCAGTGAACTCGATCTTCTGGTTTGACGTCATCGGCATTAATGACATTGGCAAGTTCCTCGACGGCGGTAAAACCATCGCCGCTGCCCAGGCCGCTACCGACGCCGCATCCTGCCCTGGCAACTGGGTCAACAACACCTGCGAAGTGGTTGGCGTTATCGGTCAGTACCAGGGCGGATTCTTCCCGATCATGATGTTCGGCCTCCCAGGCGGTGCGCTCGCTATCTACCTGCGTTCCAAGCCAGAGCGTCGTAAGGCTGTGGGCTCGCTCATGCTGGCAGGCGCACTGGCTGCCTTCTTCACCGGTGTGACCGAACCGCTGGAGTTCTCCTTCATGTTCCTCGCACCGGCACTCTACCTGGTCCACGCGCTGCTAACGGGCCTGTCTTTGGCGATCGCAACCTTCTTCCACTGGACCGCGGGCTTCGGTTTCTCCGCCGGTTTCATCGACATGCTGCTGTCCGCCCAGAACCCACTGTCCAACAAGTGGTGGATGCTGCTGGTCCTCGGCGCGATCTACTTCGCCCTCTACTTCGCGATCTTCTACGTCCTCATCGGCGCGCTCAACCTCAAGACTCCAGGCCGCGAGGATGACGAAGAGATCGCTGCAGCAGAAGAGGCCGGGGATATGGAAACCTCCAAGGCCGCTAGCCACATCATCACTGGTCTCGGCGGTGCAGAGAACATTGATGCGCTGGACTACTGCGCTACGCGGCTGCGTGTCACTGTGAAAGATGATGACCTGATTGATGAATCCACCATCAAGAATGCCGGTGTCGCCGGCATCATCCGCCCAGGTGCGCGCAGCATCCAGGTCATCATCGGCCCCCAGGTGCAGTTCATGTACGACGAGGTATCCCGCCAAGTCTCCGGATCCACTGCCATAAGGTAG
- a CDS encoding Fic family protein, whose translation MSNFNPEVPYNDLPPLPPSDVVETVRVLKAVIDAQSAISALNMACRLIPNPAIITSTIPLREAQASTEIENIVTTNDELFRAAWRADATPTPATKEALRYNDALHFAVSGLGTLPVSEKLAKEVCGVLQDGRNEVRSTPGTYIGDPSTQQRAYTPPEGREVIERHLSAWERFIYSDHGLNPLVLMALTHYQFEAIHPFYDGNGRTGRILNVALLVQEEMLALPVLYLSGQIVAHKSEYYRLLRAVTVEGAWEEWILFMVRAVERAAQEAIRLIEAVTKVQEQLADRIRDLGIQPAKELAEVLVKNPYVRIGDVTEADIAQRQTASKWLALLAENGVLSEQTIGREKIFKNLAVLEVLTQ comes from the coding sequence ATGAGCAATTTCAATCCCGAAGTGCCCTATAACGATCTCCCTCCGTTGCCCCCTTCAGACGTTGTGGAAACAGTGAGGGTGCTCAAGGCCGTCATCGACGCGCAATCTGCCATATCCGCGCTCAATATGGCATGTCGGCTGATTCCAAATCCTGCGATCATTACGTCGACTATCCCGCTTCGGGAGGCGCAGGCTTCCACCGAAATTGAAAACATCGTCACCACAAACGATGAGCTGTTCCGAGCAGCTTGGCGCGCAGATGCCACGCCAACACCTGCCACAAAGGAGGCACTCCGCTATAACGATGCGCTCCATTTTGCGGTTTCCGGACTGGGGACACTTCCGGTCTCGGAAAAGTTAGCTAAAGAGGTGTGCGGGGTGTTGCAAGACGGGCGGAATGAGGTGCGATCAACTCCCGGCACCTACATTGGAGACCCATCTACTCAACAGAGGGCATACACCCCTCCGGAAGGGAGAGAGGTCATTGAGCGACACCTGTCTGCCTGGGAGCGATTCATCTACAGTGACCATGGCCTGAATCCGCTGGTGCTCATGGCATTGACTCACTACCAATTTGAAGCCATTCACCCTTTTTATGATGGCAATGGTCGCACAGGGCGAATTCTGAATGTGGCGCTGTTGGTACAGGAAGAAATGCTAGCTCTCCCCGTGCTATATCTTTCCGGACAGATCGTTGCCCACAAGTCTGAGTACTACCGATTGTTGAGGGCCGTCACGGTAGAAGGGGCCTGGGAAGAGTGGATCCTGTTCATGGTTAGGGCTGTGGAACGTGCTGCGCAAGAAGCAATACGTCTCATTGAAGCGGTAACCAAAGTCCAGGAGCAGCTAGCTGATCGGATTCGTGACCTCGGGATACAACCGGCAAAAGAGTTGGCTGAAGTCCTGGTGAAGAACCCATATGTGCGTATTGGCGACGTTACGGAAGCTGATATAGCCCAGCGCCAAACCGCCTCGAAGTGGCTTGCTCTGCTGGCTGAGAACGGTGTGCTGAGTGAACAAACGATCGGTCGAGAAAAAATCTTTAAGAACCTGGCTGTGCTCGAGGTATTGACCCAATAA
- the trhO gene encoding oxygen-dependent tRNA uridine(34) hydroxylase TrhO → MQRISKILLYYKFLPLSDPKAVMMWQRELCERLGLRGRILISEHGINGTVGGDMAACKEYVKKCKEYFGKMEFKWSEGGAEDFPRLSVKVRDEIVAFGAPGELKVDENGVVGGGVHLKPAQVNKLVEERGDEVVFFDGRNAMEAQIGKFKNAVVPDVNTTHDFIRELESGKYDWMKDKPVISYCTGGIRCEILSALMKNRGFKEVYQIDGGIVRYGEKYGNDGLWEGSLYVFDKRMHTEFGMGTEDPGFVQLGHCVHCGTPTNKFENCGNLECRTQTLMCPSCAADPAKRTCGRDECAEVVRKQAHAAG, encoded by the coding sequence ATGCAGCGCATCAGCAAGATCCTCCTGTATTACAAGTTCCTTCCCCTGTCCGATCCCAAGGCCGTGATGATGTGGCAGCGCGAACTCTGCGAACGCCTCGGCCTGCGCGGGCGCATCCTGATTTCCGAGCACGGCATCAACGGCACCGTCGGTGGCGACATGGCTGCCTGTAAAGAGTACGTAAAGAAGTGCAAAGAGTACTTCGGCAAGATGGAATTCAAGTGGTCCGAGGGCGGCGCGGAGGACTTCCCACGTCTGTCCGTCAAGGTCCGCGATGAGATTGTGGCGTTCGGCGCGCCGGGGGAACTCAAGGTGGATGAAAACGGTGTCGTCGGTGGTGGCGTGCACCTCAAGCCAGCGCAGGTGAACAAGCTGGTGGAAGAACGTGGCGACGAAGTCGTGTTCTTCGATGGCCGCAACGCCATGGAGGCGCAGATCGGTAAGTTCAAGAACGCCGTGGTGCCGGATGTTAACACCACGCATGACTTCATTAGGGAGCTGGAATCCGGCAAGTATGACTGGATGAAGGACAAGCCAGTCATTTCCTATTGCACCGGTGGTATTCGCTGCGAAATCCTGTCGGCGCTTATGAAGAACCGCGGTTTCAAAGAGGTCTACCAGATCGACGGTGGCATTGTCCGCTATGGCGAAAAGTATGGCAATGATGGGCTGTGGGAAGGCTCGCTATATGTTTTTGACAAGCGGATGCACACAGAGTTCGGCATGGGCACCGAGGACCCGGGATTTGTGCAGCTTGGGCACTGTGTGCACTGCGGTACCCCAACGAACAAGTTCGAGAACTGTGGCAACTTGGAGTGCCGCACCCAGACCCTGATGTGTCCTTCGTGTGCAGCGGATCCGGCGAAGCGCACCTGCGGCAGGGATGAGTGTGCCGAGGTGGTGCGGAAGCAGGCTCACGCCGCCGGGTAG
- a CDS encoding PRD domain-containing protein — protein MPEFRVRRVLSNNALIVSTAGENAIESVRVGKGIGFAKKPGDLIESPLDGREYVEISEQQRAVLDSLRELDDHLLTVISASIDLASDMLGDLHPSVYVILVEHIAFAVERTTRGEVIHNSLIAETRAVIPEEFHTAELIVHYLNTHLDQLDLPLDEAAYIALHLHAARSGASVKQPLAVANTLGQATATVRQLLGDAGDQDALSMELAMLLRRLKQGRLRANALQRDVEKRLPKEFDVANRIIANLLNQPTTAPEARGEAAFLAMFLHGWTQDI, from the coding sequence ATGCCCGAATTTAGAGTAAGACGAGTCTTGAGCAACAACGCTCTGATTGTGTCTACCGCAGGGGAAAACGCCATTGAAAGCGTGCGGGTAGGTAAAGGAATTGGGTTTGCTAAGAAACCCGGTGATCTCATTGAATCGCCACTCGACGGTCGCGAATACGTCGAGATTAGTGAGCAGCAACGCGCCGTGCTGGATTCGCTCCGCGAACTGGACGATCATTTGCTCACCGTCATCAGCGCCAGCATTGATTTGGCCAGTGACATGCTCGGAGACCTCCATCCCAGCGTCTACGTGATTCTGGTGGAACACATCGCATTCGCTGTGGAGCGGACCACCCGGGGCGAAGTGATCCATAATTCTCTCATCGCAGAAACCAGGGCCGTCATCCCAGAAGAGTTTCATACTGCCGAACTGATCGTGCACTACCTCAATACCCACCTCGACCAGCTAGACCTACCCCTCGATGAAGCGGCCTACATCGCACTTCATCTTCACGCCGCCCGCTCAGGTGCCAGTGTGAAACAACCGTTGGCCGTGGCCAATACTCTCGGGCAGGCCACCGCTACGGTTAGGCAGTTACTCGGGGATGCGGGGGACCAGGACGCACTGTCTATGGAGTTGGCGATGCTCCTCAGGCGCCTCAAACAGGGGCGATTGCGCGCGAATGCGCTGCAGCGGGACGTCGAAAAGCGACTGCCCAAAGAATTTGATGTTGCCAATCGGATTATCGCGAACTTATTGAATCAACCCACGACCGCTCCGGAAGCGCGGGGCGAAGCAGCATTTCTCGCCATGTTCTTGCATGGCTGGACGCAGGATATTTAG
- a CDS encoding 2'-5' RNA ligase family protein, translating to MSSPENLLLYLSPEHDAAIRQLFDQLAERGFPRQQQTPHITLTFSPAMSPRVVERAAELLPGLVPAEFRRVGTVVFGTKSKQTVALLLETTDELERAARELSALNPDGRGDRWTPHLTVGLRLPRAIVPDYVAALDELRPPTQLLAVRAGYWRPVQQELTTLAPCPKAT from the coding sequence GTGTCTTCTCCAGAAAACCTTTTGCTCTACTTGTCTCCCGAGCACGATGCCGCGATCCGGCAGCTTTTTGACCAGCTAGCGGAGCGCGGTTTCCCGAGGCAGCAGCAAACCCCGCACATTACGCTCACGTTTTCTCCCGCGATGTCGCCGCGCGTGGTGGAGCGCGCCGCCGAACTGCTACCCGGGTTGGTTCCGGCTGAGTTTCGGAGGGTCGGCACCGTTGTCTTTGGCACTAAGTCCAAGCAAACCGTGGCGTTGCTGCTGGAAACCACCGATGAGCTGGAGCGCGCCGCCCGGGAACTCAGCGCTTTGAACCCGGATGGCCGCGGTGATCGCTGGACCCCGCACCTCACGGTTGGACTGCGGCTTCCTCGTGCGATCGTGCCCGACTACGTGGCAGCACTCGACGAGCTGCGACCTCCCACCCAATTGCTCGCTGTTCGGGCCGGGTATTGGCGCCCGGTGCAGCAGGAGCTGACTACACTAGCTCCATGCCCGAAGGCCACGTAA
- a CDS encoding Fpg/Nei family DNA glycosylase: MPEGHVIHRLARDLTEKFAGQRVRVSSPQGRFAASAALIDTHVLTHADAYGKQLFVHFAGPHVVSIHLGLIGKLRIQPLADPGPTVRLRIANSNTAADLIGPQWCRLITESEMATAVAKLGADPLRADADPEWLWSRVSHSGRTIASLLMDQKLFAGVGNIYRAEPLFRLGLSPFTPGRELSRGQFDALWRDLVTLMKAGVTAGRIDTVRPEHTPEAMGREPRKDDHGGEVYVYRRAGLPCHVCGTPISHQVLEGRNLFWCPACQC, from the coding sequence ATGCCCGAAGGCCACGTAATCCACCGACTCGCCCGCGACCTCACCGAGAAATTCGCAGGCCAGCGCGTTCGTGTTTCGTCGCCGCAGGGTCGGTTCGCTGCCTCCGCCGCGCTTATCGACACCCACGTCCTCACCCACGCAGACGCCTACGGCAAACAGTTGTTTGTTCATTTCGCTGGGCCTCATGTGGTGAGCATCCATCTTGGTTTGATCGGCAAGTTGAGGATCCAGCCCTTGGCGGACCCCGGCCCCACGGTGCGACTGCGCATCGCCAACTCGAACACCGCGGCTGATCTGATTGGACCGCAGTGGTGCCGTCTGATCACAGAGTCCGAGATGGCGACTGCCGTGGCGAAGCTCGGCGCCGACCCCTTGCGCGCAGATGCGGATCCCGAGTGGCTGTGGTCGCGGGTGAGCCACTCCGGACGCACGATCGCTTCGCTGCTCATGGACCAGAAGTTGTTTGCCGGCGTGGGCAATATCTACCGGGCTGAGCCGTTGTTTCGCTTGGGGTTAAGCCCGTTTACTCCGGGGCGGGAACTGAGTCGGGGCCAGTTCGATGCGCTGTGGCGCGACCTCGTGACGCTCATGAAGGCTGGGGTAACAGCTGGCAGGATCGATACGGTTCGGCCCGAGCACACCCCGGAGGCGATGGGGCGCGAGCCTCGTAAGGACGACCACGGCGGGGAGGTTTATGTCTACCGCCGGGCGGGCCTGCCCTGCCATGTGTGCGGGACTCCGATTAGCCACCAGGTGTTAGAGGGCCGGAACTTGTTCTGGTGTCCCGCCTGCCAGTGCTAG
- a CDS encoding VanZ family protein: protein MKTLLYYFPVIVLLTLLKGYFVIGHLWRKEAHHLREIQLVPFNDLIAPSSWFGPLFNVVGNVVLFVPLGLIAYQLLRDVRRTVALGLGISLTIEVLQFVFALGISDTDDLILNTFGALVGAVVAKWLPWDRFWRWCTIAFATFIYVLYLLGPRLGSEEAMVEALGFSAAYH from the coding sequence TTGAAAACTCTCCTCTATTATTTCCCAGTCATCGTCTTGTTGACCCTGCTTAAGGGATACTTTGTGATTGGTCACCTGTGGCGAAAGGAAGCGCACCACCTGCGTGAAATCCAACTAGTCCCCTTCAATGACCTCATCGCCCCCAGTAGCTGGTTCGGCCCATTATTTAACGTGGTAGGCAACGTGGTGCTGTTTGTGCCACTGGGGTTGATCGCCTACCAGCTGCTTCGCGACGTCCGTCGCACGGTCGCCCTTGGCCTGGGGATATCGCTTACGATTGAGGTCCTGCAATTTGTCTTTGCGCTTGGCATTTCGGATACGGATGATTTGATCCTCAATACTTTCGGCGCTTTGGTCGGCGCCGTGGTGGCGAAATGGCTGCCGTGGGATAGGTTCTGGCGCTGGTGCACTATTGCGTTCGCCACATTCATTTACGTGTTGTACCTGCTAGGGCCACGTTTAGGGTCCGAGGAGGCGATGGTGGAAGCTTTAGGGTTTTCCGCGGCCTACCACTAA
- a CDS encoding DUF222 domain-containing protein — protein MNTLERAQGLLAGILSSQHELLHALGQPGFSAEQTRELLASVREVDRLADLLTTRLLSELQHSQGFEPNSRASFNKLMHEGRFSRKQLKDLSRLSTELFDSPPSVGHTDGIPARLPHTAAGMAKAAFGAESATVISKTLDAIPKGTPPDTVAWVEEVMASMAHQLAPDDLVRAGQKILQGLNADSEPSDEERQHKRSVKLSAQDSELMGKLAGTVTPELHALLSRLFADYAGPGDLLPEVEKENDSRTQDQRNHDALVKALKYALSGPMRPTRGCSTVVATMTIEQLATAAGVVPTDVGTLLSVQDLIRLGADKNAFLAILDPDTGNLIELGKTSRAANLYAYLGLVASQGGDMTPGSSLPAALCEIHHLLAWRFSGRSTAGNMSLIGHNTHRNVDDAQENPKKWWTLCSETGQMLWIPPESIDPKRRPQANFNPMTWFNPGQMIRFGLHDSRPVPPFQRPRSVTCPRCNYPAA, from the coding sequence ATGAACACATTAGAGCGCGCACAGGGGCTGCTAGCTGGCATATTATCCAGCCAGCACGAGCTGCTGCATGCTCTTGGCCAACCGGGATTCAGTGCGGAACAAACCAGGGAATTATTAGCTAGTGTGCGCGAAGTTGACCGACTAGCGGATCTACTAACAACTCGATTGCTGTCAGAGTTGCAGCACTCCCAAGGCTTCGAACCGAACTCGCGCGCGAGCTTCAACAAGCTGATGCACGAAGGCAGGTTTAGCAGAAAGCAGCTTAAGGATCTTTCCCGACTGTCAACTGAATTGTTTGACTCCCCGCCTTCGGTCGGACACACCGACGGTATCCCTGCCCGGTTGCCTCACACCGCAGCAGGCATGGCCAAAGCAGCATTTGGCGCGGAATCTGCCACGGTAATCTCGAAGACACTGGATGCGATCCCCAAGGGCACTCCCCCGGACACTGTTGCGTGGGTAGAGGAAGTCATGGCGAGCATGGCTCACCAGTTGGCCCCAGACGATCTCGTTCGGGCCGGGCAGAAGATCCTGCAAGGGCTCAACGCCGATAGCGAACCCAGCGACGAGGAACGTCAGCACAAGCGCAGCGTGAAGCTCTCCGCCCAGGACAGTGAGCTGATGGGCAAGCTTGCCGGCACCGTCACCCCGGAACTTCACGCTTTGTTATCGCGGTTATTTGCTGACTACGCGGGCCCAGGCGACCTCCTACCGGAGGTCGAGAAGGAAAACGACAGCCGTACCCAGGACCAGCGCAACCACGACGCACTGGTGAAAGCACTGAAATACGCGCTTAGCGGGCCTATGCGCCCGACGCGCGGCTGCTCCACCGTGGTTGCCACAATGACAATTGAGCAGCTGGCGACGGCCGCTGGAGTGGTACCGACGGACGTCGGCACGCTGCTGTCCGTGCAGGATTTGATCCGCCTCGGCGCGGACAAAAACGCTTTCCTGGCGATCTTGGATCCAGACACCGGCAACCTAATCGAGCTGGGTAAAACCAGCCGGGCCGCTAATCTTTACGCCTACCTCGGCCTAGTGGCCTCCCAAGGCGGCGATATGACGCCGGGGTCCTCGCTGCCCGCGGCGCTGTGCGAAATTCACCATCTGCTGGCCTGGCGCTTCAGCGGCCGCTCGACAGCGGGAAACATGAGCCTGATCGGCCACAACACACACCGAAACGTGGATGATGCGCAAGAAAATCCGAAAAAATGGTGGACACTATGCTCGGAGACCGGGCAAATGCTGTGGATCCCACCTGAAAGCATCGACCCGAAACGAAGACCCCAGGCCAATTTCAACCCCATGACCTGGTTTAACCCAGGGCAGATGATACGTTTCGGGCTACATGATTCAAGGCCGGTTCCCCCATTCCAGCGACCCAGATCCGTCACCTGCCCGCGCTGCAACTACCCGGCGGCGTGA
- a CDS encoding mechanosensitive ion channel family protein, with product MPVELILEEIKQWIVAHGIFLAMLVIIGFLIPRVGRRIIAGAGKAVDEGSEAAKGRKALVGAMVYIAEAIAYTFLIIFGMRNLGINLAAAAIPATVVSAAVGFGSQKIIGDLLGGFFIITEKQYGIGDWVKFYGTAATVEGDVVDMTLRATTIRTINGDEITVPNGEARMCVNSSARWARAVVNIPVPITAGSSMDEINARSLAAAEDALLEPSISEHIRSEITFHPATAVTPPTAMGLPWTATMRLMIDVAPGKQWLVERAVRAAVLDEWWEDYGKRASETTLLDDDVNNSLRHLLDTEEFRPIPAAAIKPAPPKATDTGELEALANAAENADVPREQVMKEIVERSDAPEKPRKVSGILSLGGRVRPSTTLLMIGLLIVGMLGSMTLSDGQQGGQAGWLAPDPVVTQTPEAPAPAPAPPVYSEVPQTYIPTPEETFEPTVEPTVPATPEATSEPVATEPVAPEVGETPVQETP from the coding sequence ATGCCAGTGGAGTTAATACTCGAAGAAATCAAACAGTGGATTGTTGCCCATGGCATTTTCCTTGCCATGCTGGTGATCATCGGCTTCCTCATCCCCCGAGTCGGACGTCGCATCATCGCCGGAGCAGGCAAAGCCGTTGACGAAGGCAGCGAAGCTGCAAAGGGGCGAAAAGCCCTGGTAGGTGCGATGGTCTACATCGCTGAAGCCATCGCCTACACGTTCCTGATTATTTTCGGAATGCGGAACCTCGGGATCAACCTGGCTGCAGCTGCCATCCCCGCGACTGTCGTTTCCGCCGCGGTTGGTTTCGGTTCGCAGAAAATCATTGGCGACCTCCTGGGTGGTTTCTTCATCATCACGGAAAAGCAATACGGTATCGGCGACTGGGTGAAGTTCTACGGAACGGCAGCCACCGTCGAAGGCGACGTCGTGGACATGACGCTGCGCGCCACCACGATCCGCACCATCAATGGCGACGAAATCACCGTCCCCAACGGCGAAGCCCGCATGTGCGTCAACTCTTCGGCACGCTGGGCCCGCGCCGTGGTCAACATTCCAGTGCCGATCACGGCCGGTAGCTCAATGGATGAAATCAACGCGCGATCGCTGGCGGCGGCAGAAGATGCGCTGCTTGAGCCGTCGATAAGCGAGCATATCCGCAGCGAAATCACCTTCCACCCCGCCACCGCCGTCACCCCACCGACCGCCATGGGCCTGCCATGGACGGCCACGATGCGCCTCATGATCGACGTCGCGCCGGGCAAACAATGGCTCGTCGAACGCGCCGTCCGCGCCGCCGTGCTGGACGAATGGTGGGAGGACTACGGCAAGCGCGCCAGCGAAACGACGCTGCTTGACGACGACGTCAACAATTCCCTCCGGCACCTGCTTGATACGGAAGAGTTTCGTCCCATCCCAGCAGCGGCCATCAAACCGGCCCCGCCTAAGGCAACGGATACCGGGGAGCTCGAAGCGCTCGCCAACGCCGCAGAAAACGCTGACGTGCCACGCGAACAGGTGATGAAGGAAATTGTGGAACGCTCCGATGCGCCGGAGAAACCACGGAAAGTCTCCGGAATCCTTTCGCTCGGTGGGCGAGTGCGCCCCTCTACGACGCTGCTGATGATCGGCCTGCTCATCGTCGGAATGTTGGGATCGATGACACTTTCTGACGGGCAGCAAGGAGGCCAAGCCGGATGGCTAGCTCCCGACCCCGTAGTGACGCAGACACCCGAGGCTCCCGCGCCGGCACCAGCGCCTCCCGTGTACTCGGAAGTGCCACAAACCTACATTCCGACGCCTGAGGAAACCTTTGAGCCCACCGTTGAGCCGACCGTCCCGGCGACGCCGGAAGCTACGTCAGAACCGGTAGCGACAGAACCCGTGGCCCCGGAGGTTGGAGAAACCCCAGTTCAGGAGACCCCCTAA